From one Streptomyces sp. Q6 genomic stretch:
- a CDS encoding nitroreductase/quinone reductase family protein, producing the protein MSKEQGETWEAQADTWAGIDVHDFQRQVIAEFRAGGGRMSGMFEGWTLTVLTTVGARTGLRRETILGYLELDGKGLVVASSNGADRHPAWFHNIRKNPLVTVETGTDTYQAIASIPSSHERDKLFARVIAEAPGYADHQARTTRVIPVVVLNRIGPRPGEERVKGMGDWIVEVHDWLRGELDTLRTRVDRMIEADTDAIERTPPDLAQQMRAHCLSFCGALSRHHGGEDRALFPQLAEEFPALAPALEQLAEEHKAVAQVQEKIQHLVDGFVPGESDAVRLRADLERLANQLETHFRYEEETIVTALNATAPAPDFD; encoded by the coding sequence ATGAGCAAGGAGCAGGGCGAGACCTGGGAAGCACAGGCCGACACCTGGGCGGGGATTGACGTCCATGACTTCCAGCGTCAGGTCATCGCGGAGTTTCGAGCCGGCGGCGGCAGGATGAGTGGCATGTTCGAGGGCTGGACCCTGACCGTGCTGACGACCGTCGGAGCCAGGACCGGCCTGCGCCGGGAGACCATCCTGGGCTACCTGGAACTTGACGGGAAGGGGCTCGTCGTCGCCTCGTCGAACGGCGCCGACCGACATCCCGCATGGTTCCACAACATCCGCAAGAACCCGCTCGTGACGGTGGAGACGGGCACCGACACCTATCAGGCGATCGCCTCCATCCCGTCGAGCCACGAGCGTGACAAGCTCTTCGCCCGCGTGATCGCCGAGGCGCCGGGGTATGCCGACCACCAGGCCAGGACGACCCGGGTGATCCCGGTCGTGGTGCTGAACCGGATCGGTCCCCGGCCCGGCGAGGAACGGGTCAAGGGCATGGGCGACTGGATCGTCGAGGTGCACGACTGGCTGCGAGGCGAACTCGACACGCTCCGAACCCGGGTGGACAGGATGATCGAGGCAGACACCGACGCGATCGAGCGCACGCCGCCGGACCTCGCCCAGCAGATGCGCGCCCACTGCCTCAGCTTCTGCGGAGCACTGAGCAGACACCACGGCGGCGAGGACAGGGCGCTGTTCCCGCAGTTGGCCGAGGAGTTCCCCGCGCTCGCCCCCGCACTGGAGCAGCTTGCTGAGGAGCACAAGGCGGTGGCCCAGGTGCAGGAGAAGATCCAGCACCTCGTCGACGGCTTCGTGCCCGGCGAAAGCGACGCGGTGCGGCTGCGCGCCGACCTGGAGCGGCTGGCGAACCAGCTGGAGACCCACTTCAGGTACGAGGAGGAGACGATCGTGACGGCGCTCAACGCCACGGCCCCGGCTCCGGACTTCGACTGA